The segment GGTCGTCAGGGTGATCGCCTTGGGGGCTTTTGCTATTTCGCTAGACTACCGCGTATATTTGGCTTTAAAACGATACAACCACGATGCCCCAACAATCCAGACTGTCCACTTTCATCCTCGAGCCTGAGCACCGCCACGCATTCCGGGTGGCGGCGCTGTGAGCCGCAGACGCCAATTGGCCGCCGTTATGTTCACCGACATCTATGGCTTTTATGCCGTCGTGGACGAAGATTGGCGTCAAGCGCTCAAACTCCTCAAAAAGAATAGGAAAATCCTGACGCCGCTTGTCAAGGCGCATAACGGTATCTGGTTGAAGGAGATTGAGGACGGGCAACTTTCCAGATTTAAGAGTGCCATAGACGCGGTGAACTGCGCTCTGGAGATTCAACGAACATTTGGGAAGGACACCGATCTTACCCTTCGGATTGGTATTCATTTCGGGTATATAGTGATCGCTAAAGAGGGGATATTTGGGAATGGCCCAAACGTAGCACGTAGAATTGAACCGTTAGCTGAGCCTGGGGGCATTTGCATCTCCGAGCAGGTTTACGATGCCGTTCGGGACAATCCAGATATAAAACCTGTTTTTATCGGCAAAAAAAGTTGAAAGGCGTCAAACTCCCCACCAATGTCTATGTCCTTACAGGGCAAGGATTACCTGTCCTCCGCCCCTTTGGCGCTGGCCAATATCAGCCCTAACTCCCTTTAAAACCGTCGAGGATGTATGACATTTTAAGGATGGATGATACCGTTAGGGCGATGCGCGTTCAACCGCGGATACAGTTCGGACAGCCGAGGGTGTCGAGGCTCCCGCCGGGATTTACATTGCGCGGTTAGTCACACCGGAGGACGCTAAGTCCATCAAGATGGTGTTGTTGAATTAGGAAAGATGCCTTCCCCGCGTCCAGCACTGGGTTCGGCTCTTCTCGGTTTTTGGGCGGGAGTTACTTCAACTTGAAATCAGGACGCAGCTGGCAGGCCCCTGTAGTCGCTATTCTCGATTCGGCCAGGTAGCTGCAGGAGATTGTCCCGAGCCAGGGAATTGCGTGGATCAAGCTCCAAGGCATTTTGATAGTGGGATTTAGCTTCCCGCCTGTGTGCTTCAGCGTCAGTTAGCTTAAAGTCTAATACTTCCATTACAGCCCTCCACTCTTCCACAACGCCCATATTGTTGTAGGCCATAGAGAGTGTATTCCGATAGGAGCTGCCCCGTAACCGTGATCGCGGAAGGGTTACAATGGCTGTGATGATGGTGGCCTCCGCTTCATCGATGCGGCCCGCCTTAAGATAAACTGCACCCAGAGCCAGGTGTGCTTCTGCCATTGTTGGATCTATGCGTATGGCTCGCTTGAATTGTCGTTCGGCCCGGTCAAAGCGACCCGCCCGCTCATAGGCTTGACCCTTGTGGTAGTAGTGTGAGGGGGATGGGCCGGGTGCCGGGGGACTGTAGCCCGTCAAGATCATCAGACTACCCAATCCGATGGCGAATGAACGAGCTATTATTTTTGCGGTCATGCTCAGGCTCCTTCCGTAACTGACTAAATATACAAAGCTTTCCGGATACCGTCCGTGAGGAATGTCACAACATGGACAACGCCTCTTATGATCCATGACATCCGACCCATCTTGGAGAGAGAATCGGCCAGTGTACATATTTTCCCAGCCACTCAGAATGATGCGGCCATCCTTGGAGACGCCAGCCAGAATATTCTATACCGGGGAGGCGTGTCCAAGACCGCCTTGTGACGGTGACGCATAATAAGGCCACCAAGATGGTGCTGCTGAAGTAGCTTTGCCCACCAGCTGTGTGCCAATCTCAGCGAGGGCAAGCTCGCCTTTAAGGTCTAAATAGTTCCCCAATGGGATACATACCGGATACGCCAACAATTTCTCCGCCGGTATAATACTTGACCATTAGTCCTGTAATACCCCCATCCCGGGGACTTCTTGACTGGTTGGCAGTTTGGAACTGCTTCCCGCGCGAGTGGCCGGTATCCAAGACTGCAATGAGGCCGATTGCCCAGACCAACAGTAGCCTTGGGCCCGACGGGCTGGCCCCGTATCTTCTGGGGTGCTGTGTGCGGAAACGCCATGGATTGCCGGCCCGGGGCCGATGGCCTCCCGGCCGCTCCGCTGAATCCGAAAAAGAAAAGGATCATCCCATGAGACGAATACCTGTGTTCACTGCTGAGACACCCAGAACGACTGAAGACGAGCTCTACCTCCTGTTGCGGGAAGAGAAGGTTGAAGAATTCAACGCCCGGCGGCCGAAAAATGAACCTTGTGATCTTTCGGGCTTGGATTTTCGCGGTCTGAACCTGCGTGGCATGGACTTGGAGGCCGTCGATTTCACCGACAGCTACTTTCGCCAGGCCGACCTCGCCGGTCTCAATTTTAACAGGGTGAAACTGGAGGGGGCCAGTATCGGAGGCGCCAACATCTCCGGCACCTATCTCCCCCGGGAGCTCAGCCCACAGGAAATTATGATGTCGGTGAAGTACGGCACCCGCCTGCGGTATGGCACCTAAATAATTGTTCCGGCCTCTGGGGGCTACGTGCTTCCTGTTGGTTCCGGAATCGGGAGGCGGTTGTTAGGATATCCGCGCGGCTTTCCCTAACCCCTTCAATCCCGTGACAGCATTGCACTATGATCTCCCCCAGCGCTCCCATGTCAGGCTGGTCATCTATGATTTGCACGGCAGAAAGGTGTCGACATTGGCAGATGCTCGCGTGGGGCCAGGCTATCGCAGGGTGACCTGGAACGGCCGAAACGAGGCCGGGCGGAAGCTGCCCACCGGCATCTACATCGCCCGCATGGTGACGCCAGCGTACACCAAGTCCATCAAGATGGTGCTGCTGAAGTAAGTAAGTTGACCCTCAAGCTTTCAAACGGCGCTCCCATTGAGAAGTCCGCCTAGTAGCATACAGATTTTAGCATACTCTGCCCAAATCTCCTCCCCACTCCCTTCAATACCAGGTAGATAGAACAGCTGCGTACCTGGCCTGTAAGCAGGGGGGCAGGAAGCGAATTTCGGGGTTTTCCGGCTGAACAGTGGGGGTGGTACCTGCCCCTTTTTTGTTCGGGGGGCTTTTGTTATCCAGCCGCGCTTCGCGTATATTTGACCCGACCACGGCGCCAATCTGATGCCCCAACAGTCCAGACTCACCGTCCTTCTCACCGAGCTTAAGCGCCGCCGGGTGTTCCGGGTGGCTGCATTTTGCGGCGGCATCGCCTCTGTCATCGTTCAGATTTTTGACGGCGCTTTCGATGTGATGAGCATCCCCCCGTGGACGGGGCCAATGAATCCTGGCACGACCTGATGGGACGCTGGCAGTTCACGCCGGCCAGCCCACCTCACCATCCTGGAATGCCGTCCATATCGAAATGAAGGTTCCCAGCAACTTCGCAACTTTCCCCGTCGTCCTGTCAATGGCTTTGGGCCTGGCGCCTGGCGCCGGCCTTGCCCAGGGCGTGCGGATGGACCTGGTGGGACAGCTGGACGTACCGGGTGCGGCCAACGGCGTTTTTGTGCAAGCTGAATTTGCTTACGTGGTAACCGAGAGCCCGGGTAGCATTTTCGTAATCAGCGTCTCCGAACCATCCACCCCACAGTTAACGGGAGAAGTCCTTCTTTCCGGAGACGGAAATGCTATCGTCGTCCAGGGGGACTATGCCTACTTGGCAACCGGTCACATCGACCTGGTTTATGACGTATCAGATCCCGTGAACCCTGCGAGGGTAGGGCAGTACAGCATATATTTTTTGGAAGGGCATGGCATTTATGTTTCGGGATCG is part of the Candidatus Neomarinimicrobiota bacterium genome and harbors:
- a CDS encoding pentapeptide repeat-containing protein; the protein is MRRIPVFTAETPRTTEDELYLLLREEKVEEFNARRPKNEPCDLSGLDFRGLNLRGMDLEAVDFTDSYFRQADLAGLNFNRVKLEGASIGGANISGTYLPRELSPQEIMMSVKYGTRLRYGT
- a CDS encoding tetratricopeptide repeat protein, translated to MTAKIIARSFAIGLGSLMILTGYSPPAPGPSPSHYYHKGQAYERAGRFDRAERQFKRAIRIDPTMAEAHLALGAVYLKAGRIDEAEATIITAIVTLPRSRLRGSSYRNTLSMAYNNMGVVEEWRAVMEVLDFKLTDAEAHRREAKSHYQNALELDPRNSLARDNLLQLPGRIENSDYRGLPAAS
- a CDS encoding adenylate/guanylate cyclase domain-containing protein, producing the protein MFTDIYGFYAVVDEDWRQALKLLKKNRKILTPLVKAHNGIWLKEIEDGQLSRFKSAIDAVNCALEIQRTFGKDTDLTLRIGIHFGYIVIAKEGIFGNGPNVARRIEPLAEPGGICISEQVYDAVRDNPDIKPVFIGKKS